A region of Streptomyces sp. NBC_01788 DNA encodes the following proteins:
- a CDS encoding LysR family transcriptional regulator, translating into MIDVQRLRVLRVVAEHGSFNQAAAALRLTPSAVSQHVAALERSLGTQVVARSTRGVTLTQAGHIMVGAAEAVAAELEHAQQQVARLSTGRTQLSVATFTSGGRLLLPAALTRLTAVHPRTVLHIREGEPEDTLPLVRQGAVDLALAYHFDGPLPVGPGPSSRLEWTPLLEDPLHVVLPRVHRLADRDALDLAELAAEPWVLGCLKTEAYLRRYAERAGFDPEVRGTTTDYFFARSLVAAGMGISLIPSIALAPEIPGLCTVPIKSPGPIRHIGVATISRGDRPHVTTFIHALREQALQHIGH; encoded by the coding sequence TTGATTGATGTGCAGCGACTCCGCGTCCTGCGGGTGGTGGCGGAACACGGCAGCTTCAACCAGGCGGCCGCGGCTCTCCGCCTCACCCCCTCGGCCGTCTCGCAGCACGTGGCTGCCCTGGAGCGCAGCCTCGGCACCCAGGTCGTCGCCCGCAGCACCCGCGGCGTCACCCTCACACAGGCCGGCCACATCATGGTCGGCGCCGCCGAAGCCGTCGCCGCAGAGCTCGAACACGCACAGCAACAGGTCGCTCGGCTCAGCACCGGCCGCACCCAACTCTCCGTCGCCACCTTCACCAGCGGCGGCAGACTGCTGCTGCCCGCCGCTCTCACCCGGCTCACGGCAGTCCATCCCCGCACCGTGCTCCACATCAGGGAGGGCGAACCCGAGGACACCTTGCCGCTCGTCCGCCAGGGCGCCGTAGACCTCGCCCTGGCCTACCACTTCGACGGCCCACTACCCGTTGGACCGGGCCCCAGCTCCAGACTGGAGTGGACGCCGCTCCTGGAAGACCCCCTGCACGTCGTCCTGCCGCGAGTGCACCGACTCGCCGACCGCGACGCCCTCGACCTCGCCGAGCTGGCAGCCGAACCCTGGGTGCTCGGCTGCCTGAAGACCGAGGCCTACCTGCGCCGCTACGCCGAGCGCGCGGGCTTCGATCCGGAAGTACGCGGGACCACGACCGACTACTTCTTCGCCCGCTCACTGGTCGCTGCAGGTATGGGAATCTCCCTGATCCCCTCTATTGCGCTCGCCCCGGAAATCCCTGGCCTATGCACCGTCCCAATCAAGTCGCCGGGGCCGATCCGGCACATCGGCGTCGCCACAATCAGCCGCGGCGACCGGCCCCACGTCACGACGTTCATCCACGCCCTTCGCGAGCAGGCGCTGCAGCACATCGGGCATTGA